A window of the Thunnus albacares chromosome 15, fThuAlb1.1, whole genome shotgun sequence genome harbors these coding sequences:
- the mlh3 gene encoding DNA mismatch repair protein Mlh3 isoform X1 yields the protein MKTMIKCLPKEVQGKLRSGVAIPSLQQCVEELILNSIDAGATCVGVRMDMEAFKLQVIDNGAGINAEDMECVGNRYYTSKCNSLEDLDNLRFYGFRGEAIASIVSLATLVEISSRTKSSVKTLSRIFKDGKGLDVFEAETTRPSAGTTVVICNFFHNMPVRRKRMDAVLEGERIRHRVEAISLMHPSVSFTLKNDCTGAMMVQLSKARNTYHRFIQIHSLGRAQKLGEINYSLGPFEVIGYIGREGHYNNSLQFLYVNDRLVLKTRIHKLLNFLLRRLSSSNQKNESPDGQSAIRSPKQKRSQEQHGIYIINIKCSYSEYDICLEPAKTLIEFKDWDGILLCIEETVKVFLSRENLVAVLSQDDSDCESPKLFGTDSADQEGNKSDIGIQAAISTSTLDCSIGMTLASESVHRKRKDPIVSEDGVCLESAQMECKEDNEEHLGQKRITANDIENIQSEGFTGKESRDEPQCDLTVLESSSDNDFTVEEEPTLSEAGKDSQILCMSNSVRQREGEQEELSEGREIKLNHTALTNNVNSLNNVTQEILLDSDSTKQLLLDCQSTGQHGQTLISNRKISLSNPYIHESLQTQDLPQIKRPAFQQQDLAVKCGESSFASKRKISLDADHNRSYQKVFKDSAPVIPSKIPKIISGEKMSLCKESGSLDKFRRIYGKCDQPSPETCLQNNARLPQTDNFVLNPQNLLVSKKDGQQCDVTETKKEAQSSLRSPPTLSAFTRLKQASGQIGGKKSLASKLCRLSQHRTVDVRTLPHLSRSTSQDNTCLSSNDSIQDSNNNACDAALNAEPVPDDNSKPQEAEREEATTSGDWVHHYDESVGKTVYVNKETGLSRYDDPPMEETQVLCTSDVTNMAVSVISEIGMEYRCYPFQVDLVLPFLPKSRAERVISSGPGDRGDGDGDESSNSLSSLYSKWNNPVFVHPPMVGVDISSGQADGLAVKIHNILFPYRFSKAMIHSMKVIHQVDKKFLACLINTRDEESAAHTETEGNLLVLLDQHAAHERVRLENLVADSYEDDPDAPGQRRLCSSTIFPPLEISVTEEELRLLRSCQAHLQSLGLEVKFSQAAEPQVLVGKVPLCFVEKESNELRRGRTSVIKPIVEEYLREQIELLCSAGRVRGTLPLTVLKVLASLACHGAIKFNDSLNRDECCSLVASLSSCQLPFQCAHGRPSIAPLVDILHLDTNQKELQKPNLRKLRRMYKAWELYGNR from the exons ATGAAAACTATGATTAAGTGTTTGCCTAAAGAGGTTCAAGGGAAACTTCGCTCCGGTGTCGCCATTCCCTCACTTCAACAATGCGTAGAGGAGCTCATCCTAAACAGTATCGATGCCGGGGCGACGTGTGTGGGAGTCCGGATGGACATGGAGGCGTTCAAACTTCAGGTAATCGACAACGGTGCTGGCATAAACGCTGAGGATATGGAGTGTGTGGGAAACAGATACTATACCAGCAAATGCAACTCACTTGAAGACCTGGACAACCTCAGGTTTTATGGTTTCAGAGGAGAAGCCATAGCAAGTATAGTTTCTCTAGCCACGCTTGTTGAAATCTCATCCCGGACCAAATCATCAGTGAAAACGCTCAGCAGGATCTTCAAAGATGGCAAGGGCTTGGATGTCTTTGAAGCAGAGACTACTCGGCCCTCTGCAGGGACGACTGTTGTCATTTGTAACTTCTTCCACAACATGCCGGTCCGTAGAAAGAGGATGGATGCTGTCCTGGAGGGTGAGAGGATCAGACACAGAGTGGAGGCCATATCTCTGATGCATCCCTCTGTGTCCTTTACCCTGAAGAATGACTGCACAGGAGCCATGATGGTGCAGCTCTCTAAAGCCAGAAACACTTACCACAGGTTTATTCAGATACACAGCCTCGGGCGAGCACAGAAACTGGGAGAAATTAACTACAGCCTTGGACCATTTGAAGTGATTGGCTACATTGGCAGAGAGGGCCACTACAACAACAGCTTACAGTTCCTGTATGTAAACGACAGACTGGTCCTGAAGACACGGATACACAAGCTGCTGAACTTTCTTTTACGCCGACTGAGCAGTTcaaatcagaaaaatgagagtcCGGATGGGCAGTCTGCCATTAGGAGTCCAAAGCAGAAACGCAGCCAAGAGCAGCATGGAATatacatcattaatattaaatgttctTACTCAGAATATGACATTTGTCTTGAGCCTGCCAAAACTCTAATAGAGTTCAAAGATTGGGACGGGATTTTACTCTGCATTGAGGAGACAGTGAAAGTGTTCCTGAGCAGGGAGAACTTGGTGGCTGTGCTCTCTCAAGATGACTCGGATTGTGAATCTCCAAAATTGTTTGGCACTGACAGCGCAGACCAAGAAGGGAACAAAAGTGACATAGGCATCCAAGCAGCTATCAGTACTTCCACACTGGATTGCAGCATTGGAATGACATTGGCATCTGAATCTGTTCATCGTAAACGCAAGGATCCCATTGTTTCTGAGGACGGTGTTTGTCTGGAGTCTGCACAGATGGAATGTAAAGAAGACAATGAGGAACATCTAGGGCAGAAAAGGATAACTGCAAACGATATAGAAAACATTCAAAGTGAAGGATTCACAGGCAAAGAAAGTAGAGATGAACCACAGTGTGATCTGACTGTACTGGAATCTTCATCTGACAATGATTTTACTGTAGAAGAGGAGCCAACATTAAGTGAAGCTGGGAAAGATTCTCAAATTTTATGTATGTCAAATTCAGTCAGACAACGAGAAGGTGAACAAGAGGAACTTTCAGAAGGAAGAGAGATAAAATTAAACCATACTGCTTTAACCAACAATGTAAATTCTCTCAACAATGTCACTCAGGAAATTTTGCTGGATTCAGACAGTACTAAGCAACTTCTGCTTGACTGCCAGAGTACAGGACAACATGGACAGACTCTAATAAGTAACAGAAAGATAAGTCTGTCCAATCCATACATCCATGAAAGTCTGCAGACTCAGGACCTGCCCCAGATTAAAAGGCCCGCATTTCAACAACAGGATCTAGCAGTGAAATGTGGAGAAAGTTCCTTTGCATCAAAACGCAAAATTTCACTTGATGCAGACCACAACAGATCTTATCAGAAAGTATTCAAAGACTCTGCTCCTGTTATCCCCTCAAAGATTCCCAAAATAATATCTggtgaaaaaatgtctttatgtaAGGAGTCCGGATCTCTTGACAAGTTTAGGAGAATATATGGAAAATGTGATCAACCCTCTCCAGAAACTTGCTTACAGAACAATGCTAGACTTCCTCAGACAGACAACTTTGTTTTGAATCCCCAGAATTTGTTGGTTTCAAAGAAAGATGGACAACAGTGTGATgttacagagacaaaaaaagaggcaCAGAGTAGCTTGCGGAGCCCGCCAACCCTCTCAGCTTTCACCCGGCTGAAACAAGCCTCAGGTCAGATCGGAGGCAAAAAATCTTTGGCGTCTAAACTCTGCCGTTTGAGTCAACACAGGACAGTAGATGTAAGGACATTACCACACCTGTCCAGGTCTACCTCTCAGGACAACACCTGtctcagtagtaatgacagCATTCaagacagcaacaacaatgcCTGTGACGCCGCACTGAACGCTGAGCCAGTTCCAGACGACAATTCAAAACCTCAGGAAGCCGAGAGGGAAGAGGCTACAACATCAGGTGActgggttcatcactatgacGAATCAGTGGGAAAGACAGTTTACGTCAACAAAGAGACCGGGCTCAGTAGATATGACGACCCACCAATGGAAGAAACACAAGTCCTCTGTACATCTGATGTCACCAATATGGCAGTTAGTGTCATCTCGGAAATTG GGATGGAATACAGGTGTTACCCATTTCAGGTGGATCTAGTGTTGCCCTTCCTGCCTAAATCCAGAGCTGAAAGGGTGATTAGTTCAGGGCCTGGTGACAGAG gtgatggtgatggtgatgagaGCTCCAACTCACTTTCCTCATTATACTCCAAATGGAATAATCCCGTGTTTGTCCATCCTCCTATG GTTGGTGTGGACATATCAAGTGGGCAAGCTGACGGACTGGCTGTAAAGATCCACAACATCCTGTTTCCATACCGCTTCTCTAAGGCCATGATTCACTCAATGAAG GTCATTCATCAAGTGGATAAGAAGTTTCTTGCATGTCTTATCAATACAAGAGATGAAGAGTCTGCAGCACACACTGAAACTGAAG GGAATCTTCTGGTGCTGTTGGACCAACACGCTGCACATGAGAGAGTTCGGCTTGAAAATCTAgtagcag ATTCCTATGAAGATGACCCAGATGCACCGGGACAGAGACGTCTGTGTTCATCAACCATTTTTCCACCTCTTGAGATCAGTGTAACAGAGGAGGAGCTAAGGCTGCTCag GTCTTGTCAGGCACATTTGCAGAGTTTGGGCCTGGAAGTGAAGTTCTCACAGGCGGCAGAACCACAAGTGCTCGTAGGGAAGGTCCCACTGTGCTTTGTGGAAAAGGAGAGTAATGAGCTCAGGCGAGGAAGAACATCTGTTATCAAACCTATTGTTGAG GAGTATCTCCGAGAGCAGATTGAG TTACTATGTTCAGCTGGTCGAGTGAGAGGAACTCTGCCTCTCACTGTGCTCAAAGTGCTTGCCTCCCTAGCATGCCACG GGGCGATCAAATTCAATGACAGCCTGAACAGAGATGAGTGCTGCAGCTTGGTAGCGTCCTTGTCTTCCTGCCAGCTGCCCTTCCAGTGCGCCCATGGCCGTCCATCCATCGCTCCCCTCGTAGATATCCTCCATTTGGACACAAACCAGAAG GAATTACAGAAACCCAACCTACGAAAACTGAGAAGAATGTATAAAGCATGGGAACTATATGGAAATAGATAA
- the mlh3 gene encoding DNA mismatch repair protein Mlh3 isoform X2, whose translation MKTMIKCLPKEVQGKLRSGVAIPSLQQCVEELILNSIDAGATCVGVRMDMEAFKLQVIDNGAGINAEDMECVGNRYYTSKCNSLEDLDNLRFYGFRGEAIASIVSLATLVEISSRTKSSVKTLSRIFKDGKGLDVFEAETTRPSAGTTVVICNFFHNMPVRRKRMDAVLEGERIRHRVEAISLMHPSVSFTLKNDCTGAMMVQLSKARNTYHRFIQIHSLGRAQKLGEINYSLGPFEVIGYIGREGHYNNSLQFLYVNDRLVLKTRIHKLLNFLLRRLSSSNQKNESPDGQSAIRSPKQKRSQEQHGIYIINIKCSYSEYDICLEPAKTLIEFKDWDGILLCIEETVKVFLSRENLVAVLSQDDSDCESPKLFGTDSADQEGNKSDIGIQAAISTSTLDCSIGMTLASESVHRKRKDPIVSEDGVCLESAQMECKEDNEEHLGQKRITANDIENIQSEGFTGKESRDEPQCDLTVLESSSDNDFTVEEEPTLSEAGKDSQILCMSNSVRQREGEQEELSEGREIKLNHTALTNNVNSLNNVTQEILLDSDSTKQLLLDCQSTGQHGQTLISNRKISLSNPYIHESLQTQDLPQIKRPAFQQQDLAVKCGESSFASKRKISLDADHNRSYQKVFKDSAPVIPSKIPKIISGEKMSLCKESGSLDKFRRIYGKCDQPSPETCLQNNARLPQTDNFVLNPQNLLVSKKDGQQCDVTETKKEAQSSLRSPPTLSAFTRLKQASGQIGGKKSLASKLCRLSQHRTVDVRTLPHLSRSTSQDNTCLSSNDSIQDSNNNACDAALNAEPVPDDNSKPQEAEREEATTSGDWVHHYDESVGKTVYVNKETGLSRYDDPPMEETQVLCTSDVTNMAVSVISEIGDGDGDESSNSLSSLYSKWNNPVFVHPPMVGVDISSGQADGLAVKIHNILFPYRFSKAMIHSMKVIHQVDKKFLACLINTRDEESAAHTETEGNLLVLLDQHAAHERVRLENLVADSYEDDPDAPGQRRLCSSTIFPPLEISVTEEELRLLRSCQAHLQSLGLEVKFSQAAEPQVLVGKVPLCFVEKESNELRRGRTSVIKPIVEEYLREQIELLCSAGRVRGTLPLTVLKVLASLACHGAIKFNDSLNRDECCSLVASLSSCQLPFQCAHGRPSIAPLVDILHLDTNQKELQKPNLRKLRRMYKAWELYGNR comes from the exons ATGAAAACTATGATTAAGTGTTTGCCTAAAGAGGTTCAAGGGAAACTTCGCTCCGGTGTCGCCATTCCCTCACTTCAACAATGCGTAGAGGAGCTCATCCTAAACAGTATCGATGCCGGGGCGACGTGTGTGGGAGTCCGGATGGACATGGAGGCGTTCAAACTTCAGGTAATCGACAACGGTGCTGGCATAAACGCTGAGGATATGGAGTGTGTGGGAAACAGATACTATACCAGCAAATGCAACTCACTTGAAGACCTGGACAACCTCAGGTTTTATGGTTTCAGAGGAGAAGCCATAGCAAGTATAGTTTCTCTAGCCACGCTTGTTGAAATCTCATCCCGGACCAAATCATCAGTGAAAACGCTCAGCAGGATCTTCAAAGATGGCAAGGGCTTGGATGTCTTTGAAGCAGAGACTACTCGGCCCTCTGCAGGGACGACTGTTGTCATTTGTAACTTCTTCCACAACATGCCGGTCCGTAGAAAGAGGATGGATGCTGTCCTGGAGGGTGAGAGGATCAGACACAGAGTGGAGGCCATATCTCTGATGCATCCCTCTGTGTCCTTTACCCTGAAGAATGACTGCACAGGAGCCATGATGGTGCAGCTCTCTAAAGCCAGAAACACTTACCACAGGTTTATTCAGATACACAGCCTCGGGCGAGCACAGAAACTGGGAGAAATTAACTACAGCCTTGGACCATTTGAAGTGATTGGCTACATTGGCAGAGAGGGCCACTACAACAACAGCTTACAGTTCCTGTATGTAAACGACAGACTGGTCCTGAAGACACGGATACACAAGCTGCTGAACTTTCTTTTACGCCGACTGAGCAGTTcaaatcagaaaaatgagagtcCGGATGGGCAGTCTGCCATTAGGAGTCCAAAGCAGAAACGCAGCCAAGAGCAGCATGGAATatacatcattaatattaaatgttctTACTCAGAATATGACATTTGTCTTGAGCCTGCCAAAACTCTAATAGAGTTCAAAGATTGGGACGGGATTTTACTCTGCATTGAGGAGACAGTGAAAGTGTTCCTGAGCAGGGAGAACTTGGTGGCTGTGCTCTCTCAAGATGACTCGGATTGTGAATCTCCAAAATTGTTTGGCACTGACAGCGCAGACCAAGAAGGGAACAAAAGTGACATAGGCATCCAAGCAGCTATCAGTACTTCCACACTGGATTGCAGCATTGGAATGACATTGGCATCTGAATCTGTTCATCGTAAACGCAAGGATCCCATTGTTTCTGAGGACGGTGTTTGTCTGGAGTCTGCACAGATGGAATGTAAAGAAGACAATGAGGAACATCTAGGGCAGAAAAGGATAACTGCAAACGATATAGAAAACATTCAAAGTGAAGGATTCACAGGCAAAGAAAGTAGAGATGAACCACAGTGTGATCTGACTGTACTGGAATCTTCATCTGACAATGATTTTACTGTAGAAGAGGAGCCAACATTAAGTGAAGCTGGGAAAGATTCTCAAATTTTATGTATGTCAAATTCAGTCAGACAACGAGAAGGTGAACAAGAGGAACTTTCAGAAGGAAGAGAGATAAAATTAAACCATACTGCTTTAACCAACAATGTAAATTCTCTCAACAATGTCACTCAGGAAATTTTGCTGGATTCAGACAGTACTAAGCAACTTCTGCTTGACTGCCAGAGTACAGGACAACATGGACAGACTCTAATAAGTAACAGAAAGATAAGTCTGTCCAATCCATACATCCATGAAAGTCTGCAGACTCAGGACCTGCCCCAGATTAAAAGGCCCGCATTTCAACAACAGGATCTAGCAGTGAAATGTGGAGAAAGTTCCTTTGCATCAAAACGCAAAATTTCACTTGATGCAGACCACAACAGATCTTATCAGAAAGTATTCAAAGACTCTGCTCCTGTTATCCCCTCAAAGATTCCCAAAATAATATCTggtgaaaaaatgtctttatgtaAGGAGTCCGGATCTCTTGACAAGTTTAGGAGAATATATGGAAAATGTGATCAACCCTCTCCAGAAACTTGCTTACAGAACAATGCTAGACTTCCTCAGACAGACAACTTTGTTTTGAATCCCCAGAATTTGTTGGTTTCAAAGAAAGATGGACAACAGTGTGATgttacagagacaaaaaaagaggcaCAGAGTAGCTTGCGGAGCCCGCCAACCCTCTCAGCTTTCACCCGGCTGAAACAAGCCTCAGGTCAGATCGGAGGCAAAAAATCTTTGGCGTCTAAACTCTGCCGTTTGAGTCAACACAGGACAGTAGATGTAAGGACATTACCACACCTGTCCAGGTCTACCTCTCAGGACAACACCTGtctcagtagtaatgacagCATTCaagacagcaacaacaatgcCTGTGACGCCGCACTGAACGCTGAGCCAGTTCCAGACGACAATTCAAAACCTCAGGAAGCCGAGAGGGAAGAGGCTACAACATCAGGTGActgggttcatcactatgacGAATCAGTGGGAAAGACAGTTTACGTCAACAAAGAGACCGGGCTCAGTAGATATGACGACCCACCAATGGAAGAAACACAAGTCCTCTGTACATCTGATGTCACCAATATGGCAGTTAGTGTCATCTCGGAAATTG gtgatggtgatggtgatgagaGCTCCAACTCACTTTCCTCATTATACTCCAAATGGAATAATCCCGTGTTTGTCCATCCTCCTATG GTTGGTGTGGACATATCAAGTGGGCAAGCTGACGGACTGGCTGTAAAGATCCACAACATCCTGTTTCCATACCGCTTCTCTAAGGCCATGATTCACTCAATGAAG GTCATTCATCAAGTGGATAAGAAGTTTCTTGCATGTCTTATCAATACAAGAGATGAAGAGTCTGCAGCACACACTGAAACTGAAG GGAATCTTCTGGTGCTGTTGGACCAACACGCTGCACATGAGAGAGTTCGGCTTGAAAATCTAgtagcag ATTCCTATGAAGATGACCCAGATGCACCGGGACAGAGACGTCTGTGTTCATCAACCATTTTTCCACCTCTTGAGATCAGTGTAACAGAGGAGGAGCTAAGGCTGCTCag GTCTTGTCAGGCACATTTGCAGAGTTTGGGCCTGGAAGTGAAGTTCTCACAGGCGGCAGAACCACAAGTGCTCGTAGGGAAGGTCCCACTGTGCTTTGTGGAAAAGGAGAGTAATGAGCTCAGGCGAGGAAGAACATCTGTTATCAAACCTATTGTTGAG GAGTATCTCCGAGAGCAGATTGAG TTACTATGTTCAGCTGGTCGAGTGAGAGGAACTCTGCCTCTCACTGTGCTCAAAGTGCTTGCCTCCCTAGCATGCCACG GGGCGATCAAATTCAATGACAGCCTGAACAGAGATGAGTGCTGCAGCTTGGTAGCGTCCTTGTCTTCCTGCCAGCTGCCCTTCCAGTGCGCCCATGGCCGTCCATCCATCGCTCCCCTCGTAGATATCCTCCATTTGGACACAAACCAGAAG GAATTACAGAAACCCAACCTACGAAAACTGAGAAGAATGTATAAAGCATGGGAACTATATGGAAATAGATAA
- the acyp1 gene encoding acylphosphatase-1 — MSDEELISVDYEIFGRVQGVFFRKYTQAEGKKLGLVGWVQNTSAGTVQGQLQGPRGKVKEMQEWLKSTGSPKSHITKAEFMKEKTVDSLEHSSFNIVK; from the exons ATGTCTGATGAAGAGCTAATTTCAGTGGATTATGAAATTTTTGGCAGAGTGCAAGGTGTATTTTTTCGGAAATACACTCAA GCAGAAGGGAAGAAGCTTGGCCTGGTTGGCTGGGTCCAAAACACAAGCGCAGGAACTGTTCAGGGGCAGCTACAGGGGCCACGCGGCAAGGTGAAAGAAATGCAAGAATGGCTGAAATCCACCGGGAGCCCCAAGTCACACATAACCAAGGCGGAGTtcatgaaagagaaaacagttgACAGCCTAGAGCACTCATCATTTAACATAGTGAAATAA
- the LOC122998116 gene encoding zinc finger C2HC domain-containing protein 1C-like — MNTRTRGRRSPQEQCNVAGQRRCNVHTQAQHGVVPGGRAAGEDRPFPNKPVHHRRTLNPKMHDSLELHDFEKITISGQPRGPLSSQEHHSNGIRETTGSHHPRKDSPRVPNRELQMSRAIHAKELILQEKLWRAEDKIRQMIQRDSGGAAAAASDDQKSEEERHDRGQVKSGKSLRKTRLREPAVGREMLKHERTPEDVKQLRKTQNQTNKESIRKTHEEQGARWGGRETEVVQFERKGNKGPHESTTHVHKVSGELNRRKGEVVKAEQNKTSTNCDIWTREQNYKERKTVYGSHDDDDDDDDGELDRHHKSQQKHVHRLEATGNHRGAGSKISEESSLPPVSSPSHSNRAQQGELRLTHSTDAGLQLLPCRICNRKFSHERLEKHVQVCQKVKQSHRQVFNSYINRTKGSAIEEFWKTHSKTPEDLKKKNQRQTHKVNMRTLHQGRPPAGTSQSKWSK; from the exons ATGAACACACGCACGAGAGGAAGGCGCAGTCCTCAAGAGCAGTGCAACGTTGCAGGACAAAGACGTTGCAATGTCCACACTCAAGCACAACATGGTGTTGTACCTGGTGGGAGAGCGGCTGGAGAAGACCGGCCATTTCCAAACAAGCCTGTTCACCACAGAAGAACTCTCAACCCCAAGATGCATGACTCACTTGAGCTACATGATTTTGAAAAAATCACGATTTCAGGACAACCAAGAGGCCCTTTGTCGTCCCAAGAACATCATTCGAATGGCATCAGAGAGACCACTGGGTCCCATCATCCAAGAAAAGACTCACCCAGAGTGCCCAACAGAGAGCTGCAGATGTCCAGAGCAATTCATGCAAAAGAGCTCATACTACAGGAGAAGCTGTGGAGGGCTGAggataaaataagacaaatgaTCCAGAGGGATAgtggtggtgctgctgctgctgcaagtGATGACCAAAAGAGTGAAGAGGAGAGGCATGACAGAGGACAAGTAAAGAGCGGAAAGTCTCTGAGGAAAACCAGGCTGAGAGAACCAGCGGTAGGCAGAGAAATGTTGAAACATGAAAGAACACCAGAGGATGTTAAACAACTGAGAAAGACGCAAAATCAGACAAACAAGGAAAGCATAAGGAAGACACATGAAGAACAGGGGGCCAGATGGGGAGGCAGGGAAACAGAAGTTGTTCAGtttgaaagaaaaggaaataaagggCCTCATGAAAGCACCACTCATGTGCACAAAGTGAGCGGAGAGCTGAacagaagaaaaggagaggtAGTGAAAGCAGAACAAAATAAGACTTCTACCAACTGTGACATTTGGACAAGAGAACAAAactataaagaaagaaagacggTATATGGttcacatgatgatgatgatgatgatgatgacgggGAACTGGACAGGCACCACAAGAGTCAACAGAAACATGTTCATAGACTGGAGGCGACGGGAAACCACAGAGGTGCTGGAAGTAAAATATCCGAGGAATCATCCCTCCCACCAGTTTCTAGTCCTTCTCATTCCAACAGAGCGCAGCAGGGGGAGCTCAGGCTCACACATAGCACAGACGCCGGCCTTCAGCTTCTCCCTTGCAGAATCTGCAACAGAAAGTTTTCACATGAAAGATTAGAGAAGCACGTCCAAGTCTGTCAAAAGGTGAAACAATCTCACCGTCAAGTCTTCAACTCCTACATTAATAGAACCAAGGGATCAGCCATAGAGGAGTTCTGGAAAACCCACAGCAAGACTCCAGAG gatttaaagaaaaagaaccAAAGACAGACCCACAAGGTGAACATGAGGACTTTGCATCAAGGTCGACCCCCAGCTGGCACTTCACAGTCTAAGTGGTCCAAGTAA